The following are encoded in a window of Trichocoleus sp. genomic DNA:
- the hisD gene encoding histidinol dehydrogenase, with translation MLRIINQRAEALTELKRICDRTHDDQVVHKEATVREVLQAVRRQGDRAVLHYTEEFDQLVLKPDELRVSGSELEAAYQQVSKELLDAIRLACRQVEAFHRQRIPKSWVQFGEDEIVLGKRYTPVDRAGLYVPGGRASYPSTVIMNAIPAKVAKVPRIAMVTPPRSDKTINPAVLVAAQEAGVQEIYRVGGAQAIGALAYGTETIPKVDVVTGPGNIYVTLAKKLVYGTVGIDSLAGPSEVLIIADAEANPVHVAVDMLAQAEHDPMAAAILLTTSMDLAMQVVAEVKQQLLNHPRRLLTEKAIAHYGLVVVVDSLEIAAELSNEFAPEHLELEVEDPWSLLEHIRHAGAIFLGHSTPEAVGDYLAGPNHTLPTSGSARYASALSVETFIKHSSLIQYSPIALQKVAGAIEALTEAEGLSSHGDSVRLRTEGNLNQDA, from the coding sequence ATGCTGCGAATCATTAATCAGCGGGCTGAGGCACTCACCGAACTAAAGCGAATTTGTGATCGCACCCATGATGATCAGGTTGTTCATAAAGAGGCAACGGTCCGGGAAGTTCTCCAGGCAGTGAGGCGACAGGGCGATCGAGCTGTTCTTCATTACACCGAAGAATTTGACCAACTGGTGCTGAAACCAGATGAGCTACGAGTGAGTGGCTCTGAACTTGAAGCAGCCTATCAGCAAGTTTCCAAAGAGCTTCTGGATGCGATCCGGCTTGCCTGCCGGCAGGTAGAAGCTTTCCATCGTCAGCGTATTCCCAAAAGCTGGGTGCAGTTTGGTGAGGATGAAATTGTGCTGGGGAAACGTTATACCCCGGTCGATCGGGCTGGGCTTTATGTTCCTGGAGGACGCGCTTCATATCCCAGTACGGTGATCATGAATGCCATTCCGGCAAAGGTCGCGAAAGTACCTCGAATTGCCATGGTTACTCCGCCCCGCTCTGACAAAACCATTAATCCGGCGGTGTTAGTTGCGGCTCAGGAAGCAGGCGTACAGGAAATTTATCGAGTTGGTGGCGCTCAGGCAATTGGTGCTCTGGCTTATGGCACAGAAACAATTCCTAAGGTTGATGTTGTTACTGGACCTGGAAATATTTATGTGACCCTGGCGAAAAAGCTGGTGTATGGCACGGTTGGTATTGACTCGCTGGCAGGTCCATCGGAAGTACTGATTATTGCAGATGCTGAGGCGAATCCAGTTCACGTGGCAGTCGATATGCTGGCGCAGGCAGAGCATGATCCAATGGCAGCCGCCATTCTGCTGACAACAAGTATGGATTTGGCAATGCAGGTTGTGGCTGAGGTAAAACAACAGCTACTCAACCATCCGCGTCGGCTTCTGACTGAAAAAGCGATCGCTCACTACGGCTTAGTTGTGGTGGTTGATTCTCTTGAAATTGCAGCCGAGCTATCGAACGAGTTTGCACCTGAACACTTGGAGTTGGAAGTCGAAGACCCTTGGAGCTTACTGGAGCATATTCGTCATGCTGGAGCGATCTTCCTAGGTCATTCAACGCCAGAAGCCGTTGGTGATTATCTCGCTGGACCCAATCATACGCTGCCCACTTCAGGTTCTGCTCGCTATGCTTCTGCTCTCAGCGTTGAAACGTTCATCAAGCACTCTAGCCTGATTCAATACTCCCCGATCGCACTTCAGAAAGTGGCAGGAGCGATCGAGGCATTAACCGAGGCGGAAGGTCTGTCTTCTCATGGTGATTCAGTCCGGCTCCGTACGGAAGGCAACTTGAATCAAGACGCATAA
- the rpsT gene encoding 30S ribosomal protein S20 — translation MANIKSAIKRIQIAERNRLRNKSYKSAVKTLMKRYLEAVDKYAAAPTPELKQEVQERMAVAYSKIDKAVKHGILHANTGARKKSRLARVLKRKEEAVSAS, via the coding sequence GTGGCAAATATCAAATCTGCAATCAAGCGTATCCAAATCGCAGAGCGCAATCGTTTACGGAATAAGTCTTACAAGTCAGCTGTTAAAACGCTGATGAAGCGGTATCTTGAAGCTGTTGATAAATATGCTGCTGCACCCACCCCTGAACTAAAGCAGGAAGTGCAAGAGCGGATGGCAGTGGCTTACAGCAAGATTGATAAGGCAGTCAAGCATGGGATCCTTCATGCAAACACTGGAGCGCGTAAGAAATCCCGCCTTGCTAGGGTTTTGAAGAGAAAAGAGGAAGCTGTATCTGCATCGTAA
- a CDS encoding TatD family hydrolase, with protein MQLIDTHVHVNFESFQPDLDAVAQNWREAGVVRLVHSCVEPGEFEQIRSIADRFPEISFAVGLHPLDMDKWTAETPSKILSLAQSDSRVVAIGETGLDFFKSDDREQQEVAFQAQLMIARQLDLPVIVHCRDAAEPMAVLLREFWAQGAVKGVMHCWSGTPEETQWFLDLGFYISFSGIVTFKNATQVQESARLVPDDRLLIETDCPFLSPVPKRGEQRNQPAYVRYVAEQLARLKGVSVETIAAQTTANAYRLFDLS; from the coding sequence ATGCAACTGATCGATACCCACGTTCACGTCAACTTTGAGAGCTTTCAGCCTGATTTAGATGCCGTTGCCCAAAACTGGCGTGAAGCAGGTGTTGTTCGGCTTGTCCATTCTTGTGTAGAGCCAGGGGAGTTTGAGCAGATCCGCTCGATCGCCGATCGCTTCCCTGAGATCTCATTTGCAGTAGGGCTGCACCCACTAGATATGGACAAGTGGACTGCTGAAACTCCCAGCAAAATCCTCTCGTTGGCACAGTCTGATTCAAGGGTTGTCGCGATCGGGGAGACAGGGCTGGACTTTTTTAAGTCCGACGATCGAGAGCAGCAAGAAGTAGCCTTTCAGGCACAGTTGATGATTGCCCGCCAGCTTGATCTGCCAGTCATTGTTCACTGCCGAGATGCCGCAGAACCAATGGCAGTGCTGCTGCGAGAATTTTGGGCACAGGGGGCAGTAAAGGGGGTCATGCACTGCTGGAGTGGAACACCCGAAGAGACGCAGTGGTTTCTTGATCTGGGGTTCTACATCAGCTTTAGCGGCATTGTTACTTTCAAAAATGCGACTCAGGTGCAAGAGTCTGCCCGACTCGTCCCTGACGATCGTCTTTTGATCGAAACAGACTGTCCTTTTCTCTCTCCTGTACCCAAGCGGGGGGAGCAGCGAAATCAACCTGCTTATGTTCGCTATGTGGCAGAACAACTAGCACGATTAAAAGGCGTCTCGGTAGAAACGATCGCTGCTCAAACGACAGCAAATGCCTACCGATTATTTGACTTATCCTGA
- the rpoB gene encoding DNA-directed RNA polymerase subunit beta, protein MSNLTQTAPIFTLPDLVEIQRASFRWFLEEGLIEELDSFSPITDYTGKLELHFLGKDFKLRRPKYDVDEAKRRDATYAVQMYVPTRLINKETGEIKEQEVFIGDLPLMTDRGTFIINGAERVIVNQIVRSPGVYYKKEVDKNGRSAFNASLIPNRGAWLKFETDKNDLVWVRIDKTRKLSAQVLLKALGLSDGEIFDALRHPEYFQKTIEKEGQFSEEEALMELYRKLRPGEPPTVSGGQQLLDSRFFDPKRYDLGRVGRYKLNKKLRLSVPETTRILTPQDILAAIDYLINLEFDTGGTDDIDHLGNRRVRSVGELLQNQVRVGLNRLERIIRERMTVSDADSLTPASLVNPKPLVAAIKEFFGSSQLSQFMDQTNPLAELTHKRRLSALGPGGLTRERAGFAVRDIHPSHYGRICPIETPEGPNAGLIGSLATHARVNAYGFIETPFYRVENGRVRKDIPALYMTADEEDDLRVAPGDIPMDEEGRILGDQVPVRYRQVFTTTTPDEVDYVAVSPVQIISVATSLIPFLEHDDANRALMGSNMQRQAVPLLHPERPLVGTGLEAQAARDSGMVIVSRTDGEVTYVDANRIRVRDESGREHEYQLQKYQRSNQDTCLNQRPIVFAGERVVAGQIMADGSATEKGELALGQNVLVAYMPWEGYNYEDAILISERLVYDDVYTSIHIEKYEIEARQTKLGPEEITREIPNVGEDALRQLDETGIIRIGAWVEASDILVGKVTPKGESDQPPEEKLLRAIFGEKARDVRDNSLRVPNGEKGRVVDVRVFTREQGDELPPGANMVVRVYVAQKRKIQVGDKMAGRHGNKGIISRILPQEDMPYLPDGSPIDIVLNPLGVPSRMNVGQVFECLLGWAGHNLNSRFKMIPFDEMHGEEASRLTTHGKLQEARDTTGQDWIYDPANPGKIQVYDGRTGEAFDRAITIGKAYMLKLVHLVDDKIHARSTGPYSLVTQQPLGGKAQQGGQRFGEMEVWALEAFGAAYILQELLTVKSDDMQGRNEALNAIVKGKAIPRPGTPESFKVLMRELQSLCLDIAAHKLQTMEDGTSRDIEIDLMADVGNRRTPSRPTYESISREEMEEVEE, encoded by the coding sequence ATGAGTAATCTAACCCAAACCGCACCTATCTTTACCCTACCAGACCTGGTTGAGATTCAGCGGGCGAGCTTCCGCTGGTTTTTGGAGGAGGGCTTAATTGAGGAGTTAGACAGTTTCTCACCCATCACGGATTACACCGGGAAGCTGGAACTTCATTTCTTGGGGAAAGACTTTAAGCTACGACGACCCAAATATGACGTTGACGAAGCCAAGCGGCGGGATGCAACCTATGCCGTGCAAATGTATGTTCCAACTCGTCTAATTAATAAAGAGACAGGCGAGATTAAGGAGCAAGAGGTTTTCATTGGTGATCTGCCACTGATGACCGATCGCGGTACGTTTATCATCAACGGTGCAGAACGGGTAATCGTCAATCAGATTGTCCGTAGCCCTGGGGTGTACTACAAGAAAGAAGTAGACAAAAACGGTCGCAGTGCGTTCAATGCCAGCCTGATTCCAAACCGGGGCGCTTGGCTTAAGTTTGAGACCGATAAGAATGACTTGGTGTGGGTTCGTATCGATAAAACCCGCAAGCTGTCTGCACAAGTTCTGCTAAAAGCATTGGGGTTAAGCGACGGTGAGATCTTTGATGCGCTCCGTCACCCTGAGTACTTCCAGAAGACGATCGAGAAAGAAGGTCAGTTCAGCGAAGAAGAAGCGCTGATGGAGCTTTACCGGAAACTGCGCCCCGGTGAGCCTCCAACGGTTTCAGGTGGTCAGCAGTTGCTTGACTCTCGCTTTTTTGACCCCAAACGCTATGACTTAGGACGAGTTGGACGCTACAAGCTCAACAAAAAACTGCGTCTGAGCGTTCCAGAAACGACGCGCATTCTCACGCCCCAAGATATTTTGGCGGCGATCGACTACTTAATCAACCTGGAATTTGATACGGGTGGCACAGATGATATTGACCACCTGGGTAATCGACGAGTGCGCTCAGTTGGTGAACTGCTGCAAAACCAGGTGCGTGTGGGCTTGAACCGTCTGGAACGGATTATCCGAGAACGGATGACGGTATCTGACGCGGATTCACTGACTCCTGCATCACTGGTCAACCCCAAGCCCCTAGTTGCGGCAATTAAGGAGTTCTTTGGCTCCTCGCAGCTATCTCAGTTTATGGATCAAACCAATCCATTAGCTGAGTTGACCCACAAGCGCCGTCTGAGTGCGCTAGGTCCTGGAGGTTTGACGCGAGAGCGGGCAGGCTTTGCCGTGCGAGATATTCACCCTTCGCATTACGGGCGGATTTGCCCGATCGAAACGCCAGAAGGTCCAAACGCGGGTTTGATTGGTTCACTGGCAACGCACGCTCGTGTCAATGCTTACGGCTTTATTGAAACGCCGTTCTACCGAGTTGAGAATGGTCGTGTTCGGAAGGATATTCCGGCACTGTATATGACTGCTGACGAAGAGGACGATTTGCGCGTCGCTCCAGGCGATATCCCCATGGACGAAGAGGGTAGAATTCTGGGCGATCAAGTTCCGGTTCGCTATCGGCAGGTCTTTACAACGACAACCCCTGATGAGGTAGACTACGTTGCCGTTTCGCCTGTACAGATCATTTCAGTAGCAACTTCGCTCATTCCGTTCCTGGAACATGATGATGCGAACCGCGCTCTCATGGGATCAAACATGCAGCGTCAGGCAGTTCCCCTCCTACACCCAGAGCGTCCCTTAGTGGGGACAGGGTTGGAAGCGCAAGCTGCTCGTGACTCTGGGATGGTGATCGTCAGCCGTACCGATGGTGAGGTGACTTATGTCGATGCCAACCGGATTCGCGTGCGCGACGAAAGCGGTAGAGAACATGAGTATCAACTGCAAAAATACCAGCGATCGAACCAGGACACTTGCTTAAACCAGCGTCCGATCGTCTTTGCGGGTGAGCGGGTTGTGGCAGGTCAGATCATGGCGGATGGTTCTGCCACTGAAAAAGGTGAACTGGCACTGGGTCAGAATGTTCTAGTCGCTTACATGCCCTGGGAAGGCTACAACTATGAGGACGCCATCCTGATCAGTGAACGCCTGGTCTATGACGACGTGTACACCTCAATCCACATTGAAAAGTACGAAATTGAGGCGCGTCAGACCAAGCTTGGACCTGAGGAAATCACTCGTGAAATCCCGAACGTCGGTGAAGATGCGCTCCGTCAACTTGACGAGACAGGCATTATCCGCATTGGGGCATGGGTCGAAGCCAGCGATATTCTCGTAGGTAAAGTCACACCGAAAGGGGAGTCTGATCAGCCGCCAGAAGAGAAGCTCCTCCGAGCAATCTTTGGTGAAAAGGCGCGAGATGTGCGCGATAACTCACTCCGTGTGCCAAACGGCGAGAAAGGACGGGTGGTTGACGTGCGGGTGTTTACCCGTGAGCAGGGGGATGAATTGCCGCCTGGTGCAAACATGGTCGTGCGCGTCTACGTGGCTCAGAAGCGCAAGATTCAGGTGGGTGATAAGATGGCGGGTCGTCATGGCAACAAGGGGATTATTTCTCGGATTCTGCCGCAGGAAGATATGCCCTACTTACCTGATGGATCACCTATCGATATTGTCCTGAATCCACTAGGGGTACCCTCCCGGATGAACGTAGGGCAGGTGTTTGAGTGCTTGCTCGGTTGGGCAGGACATAACCTCAACTCGCGCTTCAAGATGATTCCGTTTGATGAGATGCACGGTGAGGAAGCTTCTCGTTTGACGACTCACGGCAAGCTGCAGGAAGCCCGCGATACGACTGGTCAGGACTGGATCTATGACCCTGCTAATCCAGGCAAAATCCAGGTTTATGACGGACGGACTGGAGAAGCCTTCGATCGCGCTATCACGATAGGTAAAGCCTATATGCTGAAACTCGTCCACCTGGTTGACGATAAGATCCATGCTCGATCGACTGGTCCATACTCTCTCGTAACCCAGCAGCCGCTTGGTGGTAAAGCGCAGCAAGGGGGTCAGCGATTTGGAGAGATGGAGGTGTGGGCACTGGAGGCATTTGGTGCAGCCTATATCCTGCAAGAGCTACTAACCGTTAAGTCTGACGATATGCAGGGTCGGAATGAAGCACTGAATGCGATCGTCAAAGGAAAAGCGATTCCTCGTCCGGGTACGCCTGAGTCGTTCAAGGTGTTGATGCGGGAGCTTCAGTCTCTCTGTCTAGATATTGCTGCTCATAAGCTGCAAACGATGGAGGATGGCACCAGCCGCGATATCGAAATCGACTTGATGGCGGATGTCGGCAACCGCCGTACCCCTTCCCGTCCAACCTATGAATCCATTTCTCGCGAAGAGATGGAAGAAGTCGAGGAGTAA
- a CDS encoding DNA-directed RNA polymerase subunit gamma, producing the protein MPKLEQRFDYVKIGLASPERIRQWGERTLPNGMVVGEVTKPETINYRTLKPEMDGLFCERIFGPAKDWECHCGKYKRVRHRGIVCERCGVEVTESRVRRHRMGYIKLAAPVAHVWYLKGIPSYMSILLDMPLRDVEQIVYFNSYVVLNAGNAENLSYKQLLTEDQWIEIEDQLYSEDSQLTGIEVGIGAEALQRLLQDLDLEKEAEQLREEIAVAKGQKRAKLIKRLRVIDNFIATQSKPDWMILEVIPVIPPDLRPMVQLDGGRFATSDLNDLYRRVINRNNRLARLQEILAPEIIVRNEKRMLQEAVDALIDNGRRGRTVVGANNRPLKSLSDIIEGKQGRFRQNLLGKRVDYSGRSVIVVGPKLKIHQCGLPREMAIELFQPFVIHRLIKQGLVNNIKAAKKLIQRNDPQIWDVLEEVIDGHPVLLNRAPTLHRLGIQSFEPILVEGRAIQIHPLVCPAFNADFDGDQMAVHVPLSLESQAEARLLMLASNNILSPATGRPIVTPSQDMVLGCYYLTAENPKATKGAGRYFSNLEDVITAYDQGVIDLHSYVWVRFEGRVEGAEKEPIEVQTAEDGTVTEIYNFQRLRKDVEGNILSQYIKTTAGRIIYNKTVHDALVS; encoded by the coding sequence ATGCCAAAGCTCGAACAGCGGTTTGACTACGTCAAAATTGGTCTGGCATCTCCTGAGCGAATTCGTCAGTGGGGAGAGCGTACCCTTCCCAATGGCATGGTTGTTGGAGAGGTGACAAAGCCAGAAACCATTAACTACCGCACACTCAAACCAGAAATGGATGGTCTGTTCTGTGAACGGATCTTTGGTCCTGCGAAGGATTGGGAATGCCACTGCGGCAAATACAAGCGGGTACGCCACCGGGGAATTGTTTGCGAACGCTGCGGCGTTGAGGTGACTGAATCTCGCGTGCGTCGTCACCGAATGGGCTATATCAAGCTGGCTGCTCCTGTAGCGCATGTTTGGTATCTCAAAGGCATTCCCAGCTACATGTCTATCTTGCTCGATATGCCGCTACGGGATGTGGAGCAAATTGTTTATTTCAACTCCTATGTCGTGCTCAATGCTGGGAATGCGGAAAATCTTAGCTATAAACAGCTATTGACCGAAGACCAGTGGATTGAAATTGAAGATCAGCTTTACAGCGAAGACTCTCAACTGACTGGGATTGAAGTCGGCATCGGTGCGGAAGCCCTCCAGCGATTGCTGCAAGATCTAGATCTGGAGAAAGAAGCAGAACAGCTGCGAGAAGAAATTGCGGTTGCAAAGGGACAAAAACGCGCCAAGCTAATCAAGCGACTCCGCGTAATCGACAACTTCATCGCGACGCAATCCAAGCCAGATTGGATGATTTTGGAAGTGATTCCCGTCATCCCCCCAGATCTGCGCCCGATGGTGCAGCTAGACGGAGGACGCTTTGCCACCTCTGACTTAAACGATCTCTACCGTCGTGTCATTAACCGGAACAACCGTTTGGCACGTCTTCAGGAAATCCTGGCTCCAGAAATCATTGTTCGAAATGAAAAACGGATGCTTCAGGAAGCGGTAGATGCGCTAATTGATAATGGACGACGCGGCAGAACGGTGGTCGGTGCGAATAACCGTCCGCTGAAATCCCTGTCTGACATTATTGAGGGTAAGCAAGGTCGTTTCCGCCAAAACTTGCTGGGTAAACGGGTTGACTACTCTGGACGTTCTGTAATCGTGGTGGGTCCGAAGCTGAAGATTCACCAGTGCGGTCTGCCAAGAGAAATGGCGATCGAGCTATTCCAGCCCTTTGTAATTCATCGACTAATCAAACAAGGGTTGGTGAACAACATCAAAGCAGCGAAAAAGCTGATTCAGCGCAACGATCCACAGATCTGGGATGTGTTGGAGGAAGTGATCGACGGACACCCAGTCCTGCTTAACCGCGCTCCGACTCTGCACCGTTTGGGAATTCAGTCCTTTGAGCCAATCCTGGTCGAAGGACGCGCCATTCAAATTCACCCGTTAGTTTGTCCGGCATTCAACGCTGACTTTGACGGAGACCAGATGGCGGTTCACGTTCCCCTCTCGCTGGAGTCTCAAGCAGAGGCACGTCTGTTAATGCTGGCATCGAACAACATTCTGTCTCCAGCAACGGGTAGACCGATCGTCACGCCGAGCCAGGATATGGTCTTGGGCTGCTACTATCTCACTGCCGAAAACCCCAAAGCAACCAAAGGGGCAGGTCGTTACTTCTCCAACCTGGAAGATGTAATTACCGCTTATGACCAGGGGGTAATCGATTTGCATTCCTACGTTTGGGTGCGATTTGAGGGACGAGTTGAAGGTGCTGAGAAGGAGCCGATCGAAGTCCAAACAGCGGAAGACGGTACGGTGACAGAAATCTACAACTTCCAGCGTTTGCGGAAAGATGTTGAAGGAAACATTCTTTCGCAATACATCAAAACGACAGCCGGACGCATTATCTACAACAAGACGGTTCATGATGCTTTGGTGAGTTAG